The region CTCTACATTGCATCCGCAGCTCAGGAGCTCCCTCAGCGCGGTGAGGTTCTTGCAGTTGGAACTGGCAAGCTTGATCAGAATGGCAATCGCATTGCTCTCGATGTCAAAGTTGGCGACCAGGTATTTTATGGCAAGTTCGGCGGTACCGAGGTCAAGGTAGACGGTGAGGAACTCCTGCTTCTCCGTGCTGATGACATCCTTGCAATCCTTGAGGACTAGTCGCTTGCAGCTTGTTCGCATGTTTTGTTCACGTGTAAATTCAGCTATTTTGGAGGAATACTATGGCTAAAGATATCGATTTTGGCACCGACGCTCGTGCCAAGCTTGCTAAGGGCGTAAACACCCTGGCAGATGCCGTAACCACCACCCTTGGACCTAAGGGTCGCTACGTTGCACTGCAGCGTTCTTATGGTGCACCAACTATTACCAACGACGGCGTTTCCGTTGCTCGCGAGATTGAGCTTAAGGACCCAGTAGAGAACATGGGTGCACAGCTGGTCAAAGAGGTTGCAACCAAGACTAACGATACTGTCGGTGATGGTACCACCACCGCAACCTTGCTTGCACAGGTTATTGTTAACGAGGGTCTTCGTAATGTTGCAGCTGGTGCAAATCCAATTGCAATTCGCCGCGGCATCGACAAGGCTGTTGAGGCTGTTGTCTCCCAGATGAAGGGTATTGCTAAGGAGGTCTCAACCAAGCAGCAGATTGCTTCCGTTGGTACCATTTCTGCAGGTGACCCTGTCATTGGTGGCAAGATTTCAGATGCTATGGACGTTGTCGGCAAGGATGGCGTCATTACTGTTGAGGAGTCTCAGACCTTTGGTATTGACATCGACACCGTTGAGGGTATGCAGTTTGACAAGGGCTATGTTTCCCCTTACTTCGCAACCAACAACGAGACTCTCACCGCTGAGCTGGACAATCCTTACATTCTGATGACCGATAGCAAGATCTCCTCCATCCAGGACATCCTGCCTATCCTTGAGGCTGTCCAGAAGCAGGGCGCACCTCTGCTCATCATGGCTGAGGACGTTGACGGCGAGGCTTTGACCACCCTCATCCTTAACAAGCTTCGTGGCGTTCTGAACGTCTGCGCAATTAAGGCTCCTGCATACGGCGACCGTCGTAAGCGTATGCTTGAGGACATTGCTGTTCTCACTGGTGGTCAGGCAGTCATCAAGGAGCTCGGTGTTAACCTCAATGAGATTACCGCTGACATGCTCGGCCGCGCTAAGTCCGTCAAGGTTACCAAGGAGACCACTACCATCGTTGGTGGCGCTGGTTCCAAGGACGCAATTGACGAGCGTATTGCTCAGATTAAGGCTGAGATTGACAACACCACTTCTGACTTTGATCGCGAGAAGCTCCAGGAGCGTCTTGCTAAGCTTGCTGGCGGCGTTGCCGTTATCAAGGTTGGTGCAGCTACTGAGGTTGAGCTCAAGGAGATTAAGCACCGCATCGAGGACGCACTTCAGGCAACTCGCGCAGCTGTCGAGGAGGGTATTGTTGCAGGCGGCGGCGTTTCCTTCCTGGCTGCATCT is a window of Lancefieldella parvula DSM 20469 DNA encoding:
- a CDS encoding co-chaperone GroES; the protein is MNLKPLGDRVLVKPAPKEEKTSSGLYIASAAQELPQRGEVLAVGTGKLDQNGNRIALDVKVGDQVFYGKFGGTEVKVDGEELLLLRADDILAILED
- the groL gene encoding chaperonin GroEL (60 kDa chaperone family; promotes refolding of misfolded polypeptides especially under stressful conditions; forms two stacked rings of heptamers to form a barrel-shaped 14mer; ends can be capped by GroES; misfolded proteins enter the barrel where they are refolded when GroES binds), encoding MAKDIDFGTDARAKLAKGVNTLADAVTTTLGPKGRYVALQRSYGAPTITNDGVSVAREIELKDPVENMGAQLVKEVATKTNDTVGDGTTTATLLAQVIVNEGLRNVAAGANPIAIRRGIDKAVEAVVSQMKGIAKEVSTKQQIASVGTISAGDPVIGGKISDAMDVVGKDGVITVEESQTFGIDIDTVEGMQFDKGYVSPYFATNNETLTAELDNPYILMTDSKISSIQDILPILEAVQKQGAPLLIMAEDVDGEALTTLILNKLRGVLNVCAIKAPAYGDRRKRMLEDIAVLTGGQAVIKELGVNLNEITADMLGRAKSVKVTKETTTIVGGAGSKDAIDERIAQIKAEIDNTTSDFDREKLQERLAKLAGGVAVIKVGAATEVELKEIKHRIEDALQATRAAVEEGIVAGGGVSFLAASSVLDSVQTSDADEKIGVEIIRKALEAPVRTIANNAGFEGSVVVEKIKALPAGQGLDSATGQYGDMIEMGVLDPVKVTRTTLQNAASVASLILITEATVSEMPKDTTIEESISRAAAQGGQGGMY